One Formosa agariphila KMM 3901 genomic window, CGTAAGCCACGTTCTTTTTTTTCCCTCTAAACCTGTTAACAAAACATTACCAAACCTAACTAACTATAATTGAAGACAGTACTACTAAAAAAAAAGTTATTTAAGCCAAAAAGACAATTACAGAGTCAACCTTCATAACATTTTGTTAATCTATTTGTAAAATTTTGAGTAATAAAAACATCTTACTTTTGCATTATCAAAATAGTTTAATTAAAACAATGAATTCTTCAGACAAAGCATTGCTTACTGCCATTTATGAATTTAAAGATGAAAAAGCTTTTAAAAGCTTTTATGATAAGTATGCAAATTTGTTATTAAACTGGACCATAAAGAGAACCCAGAATAAAGATTTATCTGAAGATATTGTACAAAATTTTTGGGTTGTCTTTTGGTCTAAACCCTATGCTATAAAGACGGATGATGATGGATGCGCCAGAAAATATTTAATTCACTATTTCTCATATAGAATGCTTGACTATTTAAGAACTTCTGCTTCCAAAACATTTGGCAATGATTTTCCTTTAGAATCAATAAAAGAACAAGATAGTTACTTACATATTATTGAAGATATACAAGTAAATGAATTGCTTGAAATGATAGACAACGTTCTACAAAACTTTCCTGAATTTACACAAGACATATTTACAAAGGTATGGAACGACAATCTTACGGTAAAGGAAGCCTCTATAGCTTTAAACGTAAGTGAAAAAGTAATACGATCACATTTTAAAAAAGTTATGACTACTGTTCAAGACCAAACGAATACAATGATGGGTAATAAAACTAAGGTTCTACTAAAATCTCTTTTACTTATAGCTACAGTGTAACTATAGATTATATTTAATCTATAACCTTTTAATTTTATAACTTTAAATATAAAATATTCAACATTTTAGAGTCTATTTATTTTAACCTCTCTTATCTGTACAACCAGAGTCAAATGACACTAGATTAAACATTTGTCTTAACCTTGAACGTACACGGGAACCATAACGGTCTTCTATTTCTTTGGCGTTGAGGTTGGTTGTAACATGAGATTTTATTTTATACTTCACAAACAAATCGTAACGCGACAGCAGTATTTCTCCCATAACATTACAATCGGCACCAAAATGTTTTCCAATGGGTTCTACACCTAAATCATCGAAACAATAAAATTGATTGTTGCCATAATTTTGAATGGTTTCGAAACCATTTTTATTGAACATAAAGGCAATATTACGGCAGGGCACAACCTTGTAAGGCTTAAGATGAGGTACAAAATGTACTAACAATTTCATAAGCGATGTTTTGCCACAGCCTACTGGACCCGTAAGCAAAATTCCTTTTTCTGTATTTATTTTATACTTTTTACAATTAATTTCATCGCGAATAAAATAGATACAGAGTTTAAAAATGAGTTCTCTGTCTTCTGGATGGATTTTAAAGGTTTTACCAAATAGTACTTTGCCTTTATAGTCTAAGTAATCTAAAATTTTAAAGAAGTCGTAATTGATGCAATTATTTTCTAACGTACCAATTTCGAATTGATATTGATTTTCGTAAAGAATATGTGGTGTTGAGGTTTGCATGGTTTTTATTGTTTAGTTATTGTTATGTATGCTATTTTTAGTTTAATACTAGTTATAGGGGTTGATTATAATTTTTATCTCTATTGGTATGTAAATGATCTGTTGCTTTATGCTTGTCTTTATTTTGAGACTGTGTCATTAGGTTTTGTTTTTCTTTTTCGGCTGCAAATGACTTGGAGTTTAGCATCCATTTTTTGGCTAACGCATGCCAATCTTGTATAGGTACTTTTCCGAGCTTCCATCCTACCGATTGATAATGATTAAAAAATGTTCGCGCCTCGGTTTCGGTACTTTTTTCTTTTTTAAAAAATTCTAAAACATCTTTTTCATCTTTTGGCTTTCGTCCTTTCTCAATGTTTATCTTGTTTATTATTGTTTTATTACGTTTGTTTTTAGATACCAACGCTTGTTTGGAACTTGTATTGGATTTAGGATTGTAATGTACTCGAGGAGGTTTTGAACTTGTTTCGAATTTGAACATCTTAACGGAAGAGCCTTTAAAAGGGTTTTTTGAAGGCATATAGACAATATATTCCCAATGGCTTAATTCTCTAACAACACGATGATAAGTGGACTTTGAACCAATTTTAGAGAGTTTCATAATCTCTTCACGGTTAACATGAAATGTTTCAGGAAAATGCAAGTAATTCCAAAACCTAAAAAGGGCTATATACATGCTAATATGGGTGGGGTTTAAGCGCTCGTCTTTAGCAAACTGTTCTAAAACTGCATTTAGGTGGTTTATATAATTTATGTCTTGCATGATTTTTGACATTGAGAAATAACGCCAGGCTTTACATGCCCAGCGTTATATTTAACCGGTTAGGTGAAGTGTCCTTTTCCGGTTAAAAGGTTGCTATTAATAAAAAGGGAAGACGGCTTAAATTTAAGTTTGATGGATGTGATTTTTTTCAGCTGTTTCATCAATATATTTAAAACGTGTTCAGCCAGATAGTTCCTCTCAACTATTAATTTATTTTATAAGTTTTTTATTTTTTAAAGTTAGTGTGGGTTCTTTTCCTTTTTCTAACAAATTTAATTTTTAAATTGTTTTCTTCCCTTATCATCCTTCCCATCAACTTGTAAATGTTCATTTTTTTAATTTATTTATCCTTACATGTTTCCGCAAGGGAGAGATTACTAAATTTTTAATACGTTTAAGCTCAGACTTACTCTTCCATCCTTTTCCGTTAATATGGTAGGCAATACCCCGGCCACATTTTTTTTCTATGCATAAATCAGCTTCACAACTACACATTAAATAATAATTACACAGATATATCTAAGGATCCGGAATAACGGCATATTTATCTTTTTCTAGTGCAGTCATATCTATAAAATGTTTAAAAAATTGCTTACCTAATTTTATTTCTCTGTCCTAATTTTTTTAATCTAAAAACGAAAAAAATAGTCTAAATAGATTTTACGACTAACTAACATTCAATCGATGTAAGGTACTGTTTTTGATTATAGTGCTAAGTTTTTTTTAATATGCATTAGGGACAAAAATTTTATTTTTTAGAGTAATTATCCGAAAGATTTCAATCTAATTTTACTTTAATAATTTTTAAATAAGAACACACATGAAAACCTTAAAAGATTTATTTGAACATCAGTTAAAAGATTTGTATAGTGCCGAAAATCAACTAATTAAAGCTTTACCAAAAGTTGCTAAAAAAGCTAGTGATAGTGCCTTAAAAAAAGCTTTCGAATCGCATTTAGAGGAAACCAAAGCACATAAAGAACGCATAAAAGAAATTTGCGATGAGCTAGATATTAAAGCAACTGGAGAAACTTGTAAAGCCATGAAAGGACTTATTAAAGAAGCCGAGAGCTTTATGGAAGAAGCCGAAGATAAAGAGGTTATGGATGCTGGTCTCATTGCTGAAGCACAACGTGTAGAGCATTACGAAATTTCGGCGTATGGAACAGCCGTGCGTTATGCTAAAGAATTGGGGCATAAAGACATTGCAGCAAAACTGCAAAAAACTTTAGATGAAGAATACGACGCCGATAATAAACTTGATAAATTGGCAGAAGGTAGACTTAACAAGAAAGCTAAAAGCTAATTGAACTAAAACTTCTTACTGCCTAGAATGCTAAACGTATTTATAAAAATACAAATTAGGTTTCTAGGCAGTATTTTTTTATACCTACTCAATGTTTACTGAGGAAAGAGAACAACACAACATGAAAAATTAACTTAAAAATTCGTATAAAATGGCTGTTTCAGTACATCGTAAAAACCTGTTTTTTAAACCAGATTCTAGTCGTGTAGTTGCTAGGTTTTTTAATAATGGAGATCCACGTACTATAAATTTAGTGCATCGCATTATTGGATTAAATGAAATAGAAGTGAAACGAGAACTAGAAATCACATTTCAGGAATTTGTGGGCCGACATAGAAATATTTCTAATATATTTTTAAAACACGCCAACAACTATAAGAATTTAATTCAATCTATAGGTTTTAATTATGACGATTTTTCTTTAGAACGAAAATTGTTAATAGGGTCTTACAGTACATTAGAATACGCCATAGAATCGGCAGCGTTATTTAATCCATCAATTGTTGAAGATTTTGATCAATCGTTTTTAGCTGAAGGTGAAAAACGAGTTATTATATCTTTTCGGGCTGTAGGAGAAGGGCATTTATCTTCAATAGTATTCCGAAAAGGTATTTTAGATGCTTCTAATAATTTAAGAGTAGTCGAGGCTGCGAAGCATTTAGAACTTCCTGAAATTAAAAAAAGAAATCATACGATAAAAAGCGTTTTGAGAATAAAATGGAAGAAATGAATATTCCTAAAATCTATTCTTCCGCTATTATGGATTCTCTCCCAGATCATTTTGAATATTACAATCTTAAGGAAGCGGTAAGACGTGTTTTAAAATTAGATATAGACGAACCTAGAAGAAAAGCTTTAAAGGAAATGACTTGGTTGGTAGATTCTTATTACGATATAGAGTTTGATAGTGAATCGAAAATTTCTGGACGCGCTATTTTTCCTATTTCATCATCGGAAAGTAGGGGAATAGAAGATGCCAGATTTGTTAGGTTTAAAGATGACGATGGCACCGAGACCATATTTGCTACCTACACGGCTTATGATGGATTTACAATACTTCCTAAATTATTATCGACTAAAGATTTTTTAAATTTTAGAATTATGCCCATGCATGGTAATGGGGCTCAAAATAAGAACTTTGCACTCTTCCCAAGAAAAATAAATGGAAAATACGCCATGTTAGCTCGCATAGATGGCGTAAATAACTATTTGTTTTATTCAGATAGAATTACCTTATGGAACAATCCTATAAAAATTCAAAAACCTAAATTTACGTGGGAGTTTACTCAAATAGGTAATTGTGGATCTCCTATTTATACCAAAGATGGTTGGTTAATAATAACACATGGTGTGGGAGCTATGAGACGGTATTGTATTGGCGCATCTTTATTAGATTTAGAAGATCCTACCAAAGAAATAGGGCGGTTAAAAGAACCACTTCTTTCCCCTTTAGAGGAAGAAAGAAATGGTTATGTGCCTAATGTGGTATATTCTTGTGGAAGCTTGGTACATAATAATCATCTTGTTTTACCTTATGCTGTATCAGATTATGCCTCATCATATGTCACTATAAATATGGATGAATTATTAGCAGCTTTAAAAGCTAGTAGTGTTTAATTATTGCTCGAATACCAATCTTGCTAATAAATAACTTATTGTAGATTCTGCACCTTGATTTAAATTCACAGTGTGTGTTTCTAATCCGTCGTAACATCCTCCAGTGCACGGATTATATATAATTTGGTTTAATTGGTTATTTCCAAGAAACCAACTAAATGCCAATTCCATTTTTTCATTATATCCTGCTTTAGGAAAAACAAGATCGAATTGTTTTAATGCTAAAATAGTATAAGCAACATCAATAGGTTGTTCGCCACCACAGTTAGTGTTGGAATCTTCAAAATCTTTTAGTAGCCAGTTTTTATTAGATATTACTTTTAAACACTTGTCCTTAATTATTTTCGACAGAAGAAAATCTAAGGACGTTTTGGCTATGGTTTTATATTTTAAATCGCCTGTAGCTTTCCAAGAAAAAAGTAGAGATTCTGGTAGTACACTATTTGCATAGGTTAAATAGTTTTCAAACCAATTCCAATTATCTTCAGAATGGAATTCGTATAATCTAACCAATTTATCGGCCGAGTTTTTTATAAAAATAGTAACCTCTGCGTCTTGGGCTTTGGTATTATAATAATAAAGCCCCTTTATAATAAAGCCTAAGGCACGTGGCGATTTATAATGATTTATATGAGGGATAAACTGATTTATGGCCCATTTTATATTTAAAAGCAATGTTTCGTTTATATCTATTCCTTCCTCTAATAGACTAAAAACATAACCTAAGGCCCAAATAGCTCTTCCGTTGGAATCTTCAAGATTTACGTCGTTATTTTGCTTGGTAAATTCCTTGTGTTCATTCACATAATTTAAAAATTCACCGTTGGTTCGTT contains:
- a CDS encoding RNA polymerase sigma factor, with product MNSSDKALLTAIYEFKDEKAFKSFYDKYANLLLNWTIKRTQNKDLSEDIVQNFWVVFWSKPYAIKTDDDGCARKYLIHYFSYRMLDYLRTSASKTFGNDFPLESIKEQDSYLHIIEDIQVNELLEMIDNVLQNFPEFTQDIFTKVWNDNLTVKEASIALNVSEKVIRSHFKKVMTTVQDQTNTMMGNKTKVLLKSLLLIATV
- a CDS encoding ATP-binding protein; this translates as MQTSTPHILYENQYQFEIGTLENNCINYDFFKILDYLDYKGKVLFGKTFKIHPEDRELIFKLCIYFIRDEINCKKYKINTEKGILLTGPVGCGKTSLMKLLVHFVPHLKPYKVVPCRNIAFMFNKNGFETIQNYGNNQFYCFDDLGVEPIGKHFGADCNVMGEILLSRYDLFVKYKIKSHVTTNLNAKEIEDRYGSRVRSRLRQMFNLVSFDSGCTDKRG
- a CDS encoding YciE/YciF ferroxidase family protein is translated as MKTLKDLFEHQLKDLYSAENQLIKALPKVAKKASDSALKKAFESHLEETKAHKERIKEICDELDIKATGETCKAMKGLIKEAESFMEEAEDKEVMDAGLIAEAQRVEHYEISAYGTAVRYAKELGHKDIAAKLQKTLDEEYDADNKLDKLAEGRLNKKAKS
- a CDS encoding glycoside hydrolase family protein yields the protein MAVSVHRKNLFFKPDSSRVVARFFNNGDPRTINLVHRIIGLNEIEVKRELEITFQEFVGRHRNISNIFLKHANNYKNLIQSIGFNYDDFSLERKLLIGSYSTLEYAIESAALFNPSIVEDFDQSFLAEGEKRVIISFRAVGEGHLSSIVFRKGILDASNNLRVVEAAKHLELPEIKKRNHTIKSVLRIKWKK
- a CDS encoding glycoside hydrolase family 130 protein — encoded protein: MNIPKIYSSAIMDSLPDHFEYYNLKEAVRRVLKLDIDEPRRKALKEMTWLVDSYYDIEFDSESKISGRAIFPISSSESRGIEDARFVRFKDDDGTETIFATYTAYDGFTILPKLLSTKDFLNFRIMPMHGNGAQNKNFALFPRKINGKYAMLARIDGVNNYLFYSDRITLWNNPIKIQKPKFTWEFTQIGNCGSPIYTKDGWLIITHGVGAMRRYCIGASLLDLEDPTKEIGRLKEPLLSPLEEERNGYVPNVVYSCGSLVHNNHLVLPYAVSDYASSYVTINMDELLAALKASSV